One Sodalinema gerasimenkoae IPPAS B-353 DNA segment encodes these proteins:
- a CDS encoding ABC transporter permease yields the protein MSSFSVSLYWIGMLQAFRKYSPQVGSGASLWTGVAIAIALAVASPIVFILTSLLTDRREMWQHLIATVLGRYIENTLILMIGVGVLVIVIGVITAWLVAACEFPGRRILEWALLLPLAAPAYVLAYTYTEFLDFAGPVQTTLRSLTGWGFGDYWFPNIRSVWGAIALLSLTLYPYVYLLSRVAFLEQSVCTIEASRVLGANPWQSFFSVALPLARPAISAGTALALMETLNDFGTVQYFSVDTFTTGIYRTWFGFGERIAASQLAAFLLIFVFALLWLEQRSRRQAQYYEASANSQPPARYSLQGHRGLLASGICLLPITLGFLIPAAVLLQMAINHAQDTFGGRFWDFARNSLLLSGLTAVIGVIITLILAYGLRLNPSQLMKTAARISGMGYAIPGSAIAVGVLVPVGTLDNAIDRWLQANFNISTGLLLSGTMTVLIFAYLVRYLAVSLGSIQSSLAKISPNLDEASRSLGYSPLATLTQIHIPLLWRGILTAAMILFVDVMKELPATMIIRPFNLDTLAIRVYNLASDERLAQASGPALALILIGMIPVIFLSWQITRDRPNQS from the coding sequence ATGTCCTCCTTTTCTGTTTCTCTTTATTGGATTGGAATGTTGCAAGCATTTCGCAAGTACAGCCCCCAGGTCGGGTCGGGTGCGTCACTCTGGACTGGGGTGGCGATCGCCATTGCCTTGGCCGTTGCTTCTCCCATTGTGTTTATCCTAACTAGCCTCCTCACAGACCGGCGCGAGATGTGGCAGCATCTCATCGCCACGGTTCTCGGTCGCTATATCGAAAACACCTTGATATTAATGATTGGGGTGGGCGTCCTGGTCATTGTCATCGGAGTCATCACCGCTTGGCTGGTGGCGGCCTGTGAGTTCCCCGGACGGCGCATCTTGGAATGGGCCCTATTACTACCCCTCGCGGCCCCGGCCTATGTGCTGGCCTACACCTATACGGAATTTCTCGACTTTGCCGGCCCGGTACAAACCACCCTACGCAGTCTGACCGGTTGGGGGTTTGGAGACTATTGGTTTCCCAATATCCGCTCTGTTTGGGGGGCGATCGCCCTGTTGAGCCTGACGCTCTATCCCTACGTCTATCTCCTCAGCCGCGTGGCCTTTCTGGAGCAATCCGTCTGCACCATCGAAGCCAGTCGTGTCTTAGGAGCCAATCCCTGGCAGAGTTTCTTCTCCGTGGCCCTGCCTCTGGCTCGTCCGGCGATCTCCGCTGGAACCGCCCTGGCCCTGATGGAAACCCTCAACGACTTCGGAACCGTCCAGTATTTTAGCGTTGATACCTTCACCACCGGCATTTACCGCACCTGGTTTGGCTTCGGAGAACGCATCGCCGCCAGCCAACTGGCCGCCTTCCTCTTAATCTTTGTCTTCGCCCTACTCTGGCTCGAACAGCGATCGCGTCGTCAAGCCCAATACTACGAAGCCTCCGCCAACTCCCAGCCCCCCGCTCGCTATTCCCTCCAAGGACATCGAGGACTCCTCGCCAGCGGCATCTGTCTGCTTCCCATCACCCTGGGCTTCCTCATCCCCGCCGCCGTCCTGCTACAGATGGCCATTAACCACGCCCAAGACACCTTCGGCGGGCGATTTTGGGACTTTGCCCGTAACAGTCTGCTTCTCTCGGGCCTGACCGCTGTCATTGGGGTCATCATCACCCTCATTCTCGCCTATGGCCTGCGTCTGAACCCCTCCCAACTCATGAAAACCGCCGCCCGCATTTCCGGCATGGGGTACGCCATCCCTGGGTCGGCGATCGCCGTCGGAGTCCTGGTCCCCGTCGGAACCTTAGACAACGCCATCGACCGTTGGCTGCAAGCGAACTTCAACATCTCCACGGGCCTACTCCTCAGTGGCACCATGACCGTCCTGATTTTTGCCTATCTCGTCCGCTATCTCGCCGTCTCCCTCGGCAGCATCCAATCCAGCCTGGCCAAGATTTCTCCCAACCTCGACGAAGCCTCCCGCAGCCTCGGCTATAGCCCTCTGGCCACCCTAACCCAAATCCATATCCCCCTCCTTTGGCGAGGGATTCTCACCGCCGCCATGATTCTCTTCGTGGATGTGATGAAAGAACTCCCCGCCACCATGATTATTCGTCCGTTTAACCTCGATACCCTCGCCATCCGGGTCTACAACCTCGCTTCCGACGAGCGCCTGGCCCAAGCCTCGGGGCCCGCCTTAGCTCTCATCCTCATCGGCATGATTCCCGTGATTTTCCTAAGCTGGCAAATCACCCGCGATCGCCCGAACCAATCCTGA
- a CDS encoding DUF4347 domain-containing protein, which yields MTQHHQSSHLLVLDTAIEAPEQLIQGAVSQTQVLRLTGEGHPLAQISDYLEQHQTIDRVHLLAHGQPGGVQLGQTWLTGQNLARWTHQLRQWSRLLRPQASVILYGCRTAAGTLGEEFLSHLHQLLGVTVAASTQVVGQGNWQFDRILGPKSSQNCANDGGMGSEGVTLPFHEETLASYPGRFDPIPIPNFLYATDDLNPGNLYIINPETGELEKFENGQTSIELAARTFALSRGTDGVLYYTGTESLVNRINDPDDADNTIGEPNLIPVYRFDPSNPGVSNLIGRFQISEDRAKNITGTPSIVMLGQGTDNKLYALTPQSRSIYMIDVTEFNDSDDIITLGDEDIIDVTSLSFGDDDDSIPNSLIQGGGDVAFDPDDPNVLFFTSKAGSGTNDYRIFRVNLEENTIEHFANLKTPGGNNPNGQAGSLAFAANGDLFFNADTTMYRLESSTFRAAISDGAITSLSAAFSYNFGSVDGTNLSDFASLPGPTAVPDIVVNKEADPTEVNGGDTITYTITVTNNESIGISNIRVSDPIPDGIENFTWTRKKRTIDSDDETEWDYVNIAGEIDQNLIPLLPAGKEAVYRITADVQDREDLTGDPIVNRVTVNIAGSGFVFEVEGELVYEITEEAEPVEIANEPPVAEDGVVTVDGITPITGMIATDEDGDSIKEYVINKSDLSGGILKLNGVELTFTDGKATIPANQIGQLTFEPDDDFEGSSFTYTAIDRFGGESGQATITLNNPPTAEDKTEEVPRGADFELPESLLQGNDTDGEVKNYRITQLPPASAGVLYLGDPEAGGQPIKLGENNTLTPEQRSQLFFRADPDFTGEADFKFVTVDKWQATSDPATITLTSGNAPPETKDSVISFATGTTEAVDLTGLGGTDIEDDDTTLRFKIKSLPEGGTLSYTNSAGIPTTINTGDDLPELTSAELATLKFTPEDNFTGPISFTYAAVDSDGEEDPTPATVWLKTEPENIPPTTNPVTNNIPRGTATRLTGLGGNDPDGEVTEFRITKFPENGTLYVGDPNSGGTLLNDDNNVIPANQINNIYFQPDDSFTDESVTFTYKAVDNNVAVDESPATVTLNPVNSLPDTDDVNLNSPEAGEVKQLTGLGGSDPDGEVANYLINSVPNNGTLFLGNPRDGGTPVRAGQILSPTQLGQLFFRAGSGIGDVSFTYSAIDNNGGIDPTPGRVTLRGSTPPSPTPIFFPSPTPTPSPSPEPEPEPEPEDNRRPSPSPSPSPEPEPEPEPDPVPRVFCPPKPEKPEIPQLAELPDIRRRMPDSLPVLEVDGLEQLNSRETSEDNGGHTVVGGPEDNDIRGSAGDDQIRGGDGHDFIVTGGGHNVLAGNAGDDTLLGHLGSDTIYGGRDDDLILGRGGNNVIWGDRGNDTISGGPGDDIIGGGPQNRTPDFEGSDDLIYGDAGNDTIFGNLGQNSLSGGDGDDIIFGGQGDDLIYGDAGSDTLKGESGNDTLVGSPDTVEAISEEETLPAINDVIEDVEEMELPELSFEELAGLEDSREPEADSPEEPEAELEDPEPEPEPAPQPDPQPDTQPDSTPDSDPISEGDLLSGNQGNDVLFGGAGNDTLFGGDDDDWLDGGSGDDMLFGDRGSDTLYGNQGNNTLVGGSLDPAMIDEDGPDLIYGGNGNDLIFGNRGDDTIFTGNGNNLAFGGQDDDLMYGGQGSDTLKGEFGDDTLLGSPRSLSVENSQGNVLTGNQGNDLILAGHGGDSLYGGDGDDLIFGGDGEDLIFGDRGNDTIHGGGGNDTLVAANGNPLVNDNDGNNLIFTGEGNNLVLGGSGDDSLVGEGGNDTIRGGSGDDIVWGGGGDDLLFGGHGNDTLCGGGGNDTLVAGNGNPADPAQGDNLLIGAAGNNLMFGNGGQDTFQGGLGNDTIFGGSGDVIAFGEAGRNVIFGQRGNDTLAGGNGDALLHGGQGNDVLFGNGGNNTLYGGQGDDTLYSGRGNSLLFGDEGDDLLFGQRGNDTLVGGGGQNGFAITNEAENNLILDFDIAQDAFVLFDGITQDQLTFGTRDGQTLLQRNGQTIAILVDVGIEQVNDITFR from the coding sequence ATGACCCAGCATCACCAATCCAGCCACCTCCTTGTCCTCGATACCGCGATTGAGGCTCCAGAGCAGTTAATCCAGGGGGCGGTGAGTCAGACTCAGGTTTTGAGATTGACGGGGGAGGGTCATCCCCTGGCCCAAATCTCCGACTATCTTGAGCAGCATCAGACCATCGACCGGGTCCATTTGCTGGCTCACGGACAGCCGGGGGGGGTGCAGTTGGGTCAGACCTGGTTAACGGGGCAGAACTTGGCTAGGTGGACCCATCAGCTACGTCAATGGTCACGACTCCTCAGGCCTCAAGCTTCGGTGATTCTCTACGGCTGTCGCACCGCTGCCGGAACTCTGGGAGAGGAGTTTCTCAGCCATCTCCATCAACTGCTGGGGGTGACGGTGGCGGCGTCGACGCAAGTTGTGGGTCAAGGGAATTGGCAGTTTGACCGGATTCTTGGGCCTAAATCCAGCCAGAACTGTGCTAATGACGGGGGGATGGGTTCTGAGGGGGTGACTCTTCCCTTTCATGAGGAGACCCTAGCAAGTTATCCGGGACGTTTCGATCCTATCCCGATCCCGAACTTTTTGTATGCAACGGATGATCTTAACCCAGGGAACCTTTATATCATCAACCCCGAGACGGGTGAGCTTGAGAAATTTGAAAATGGTCAGACAAGCATTGAACTAGCTGCACGAACTTTTGCACTCTCCCGTGGAACGGATGGGGTTTTGTATTACACCGGAACGGAAAGTTTAGTTAACCGGATAAACGATCCGGATGATGCTGACAACACTATTGGTGAACCAAACTTGATTCCAGTTTACAGGTTTGACCCATCTAATCCTGGTGTCAGTAATTTGATTGGTCGATTCCAAATTAGTGAGGACCGGGCAAAAAATATAACCGGAACGCCTAGCATTGTAATGTTAGGTCAAGGGACAGACAATAAACTCTATGCCTTGACACCACAAAGTCGGTCAATCTATATGATTGATGTTACGGAATTTAATGATTCTGATGATATTATTACCCTCGGTGATGAAGACATTATAGATGTCACGTCATTATCGTTTGGAGATGATGATGATTCTATACCAAACAGCCTTATTCAAGGTGGTGGAGATGTAGCATTTGATCCGGATGATCCTAATGTTTTATTCTTTACATCAAAAGCAGGTTCTGGAACCAATGATTATAGAATTTTTCGCGTGAATCTCGAGGAAAATACTATTGAGCACTTTGCAAACTTAAAGACTCCAGGAGGGAACAATCCCAACGGACAGGCAGGTTCCCTAGCATTTGCAGCTAACGGAGATTTGTTCTTCAATGCAGATACAACCATGTATCGCTTGGAGTCCTCCACTTTTCGGGCTGCAATTAGTGATGGTGCGATCACATCTTTGAGTGCTGCATTCAGCTACAATTTTGGTTCCGTTGACGGCACGAACCTCTCTGACTTTGCCAGTCTTCCGGGTCCAACTGCTGTGCCAGATATTGTGGTCAATAAAGAAGCTGACCCCACAGAAGTGAATGGGGGTGATACCATCACCTACACCATCACAGTTACCAATAATGAAAGTATTGGTATCTCAAACATCCGCGTCTCTGACCCAATTCCTGACGGAATTGAAAACTTCACCTGGACTAGGAAAAAACGAACTATTGATAGTGACGATGAAACCGAATGGGACTATGTCAACATAGCGGGTGAAATTGACCAGAACCTCATCCCCTTGCTACCCGCTGGAAAAGAAGCTGTTTACAGGATTACGGCAGATGTGCAAGACCGTGAAGACCTAACAGGCGACCCGATTGTTAATCGAGTCACGGTCAATATTGCTGGATCTGGATTTGTCTTTGAGGTTGAGGGGGAACTCGTTTACGAAATTACAGAGGAAGCTGAGCCGGTTGAGATTGCCAATGAGCCTCCGGTGGCTGAAGACGGAGTTGTGACAGTTGACGGAATTACTCCCATTACGGGAATGATTGCGACAGATGAAGATGGAGACTCGATTAAAGAGTATGTCATCAATAAATCAGATCTTAGTGGGGGCATTTTAAAACTCAATGGGGTAGAACTAACTTTTACAGATGGCAAGGCTACCATTCCCGCAAACCAGATTGGTCAGCTAACCTTCGAGCCAGATGATGATTTTGAGGGGTCATCTTTCACATACACAGCGATTGATAGGTTTGGCGGAGAGTCTGGGCAAGCAACCATCACCTTAAATAACCCTCCCACAGCAGAAGATAAAACTGAAGAAGTTCCTCGCGGTGCCGATTTCGAGCTTCCTGAAAGTTTACTTCAAGGTAATGATACCGATGGTGAGGTCAAGAATTATCGAATCACCCAGCTTCCTCCGGCAAGTGCTGGAGTGTTATACCTCGGAGACCCAGAAGCGGGGGGACAGCCCATTAAGTTAGGGGAAAACAACACCCTCACACCCGAACAACGTAGTCAACTTTTCTTCCGAGCTGATCCTGACTTCACGGGGGAAGCAGATTTTAAGTTTGTCACTGTCGATAAGTGGCAAGCCACCTCAGACCCAGCAACCATTACCTTAACGTCAGGGAATGCTCCCCCGGAAACTAAAGATTCAGTTATCAGTTTTGCTACTGGGACAACCGAAGCGGTAGATTTGACAGGACTTGGTGGTACTGATATTGAGGATGATGATACAACTCTCAGGTTTAAAATCAAGAGCCTACCCGAGGGTGGGACGTTGTCATACACGAATAGTGCCGGAATTCCTACAACTATTAACACGGGTGATGATTTACCGGAATTAACTTCTGCTGAACTAGCAACCCTAAAATTCACCCCCGAGGATAATTTTACGGGACCTATAAGCTTCACCTATGCGGCAGTGGACTCTGACGGTGAAGAAGACCCAACCCCAGCGACAGTTTGGTTAAAAACTGAACCGGAAAACATTCCCCCAACAACGAATCCTGTCACTAATAACATTCCTCGTGGAACCGCTACTCGTTTAACTGGCTTGGGTGGGAACGACCCCGATGGTGAGGTGACGGAATTTCGAATTACCAAGTTTCCAGAGAACGGAACCTTATATGTTGGCGATCCGAATAGCGGTGGTACGCTGTTGAATGATGACAACAACGTAATTCCAGCTAACCAGATTAATAATATCTATTTCCAACCTGACGATAGCTTCACAGACGAATCTGTTACCTTCACATACAAAGCTGTCGATAATAATGTGGCCGTCGATGAGAGTCCAGCAACGGTCACCCTGAATCCGGTCAACAGCCTCCCAGATACGGATGATGTTAACCTGAACTCTCCGGAAGCTGGGGAAGTCAAACAACTGACCGGACTGGGGGGAAGTGACCCTGATGGTGAGGTTGCAAACTACCTCATTAACAGTGTGCCTAACAATGGAACCCTATTTCTAGGCAATCCTCGGGATGGGGGAACTCCCGTCCGAGCTGGGCAAATTTTAAGTCCGACTCAACTCGGACAGCTCTTTTTCCGAGCCGGTTCAGGGATTGGAGATGTCAGCTTTACCTATTCTGCCATTGATAATAATGGCGGAATCGACCCAACCCCCGGACGAGTTACCTTGCGAGGAAGCACTCCTCCCTCTCCGACCCCCATCTTCTTCCCATCGCCCACCCCCACCCCCTCACCTTCCCCCGAACCCGAACCCGAACCCGAACCCGAAGACAACCGCCGTCCCAGTCCCAGTCCTAGTCCTAGCCCAGAACCCGAACCCGAACCCGAACCTGACCCCGTTCCTCGCGTGTTCTGTCCGCCTAAACCCGAAAAACCCGAGATTCCCCAGTTAGCCGAGTTACCAGACATCCGCCGTCGGATGCCGGACTCCTTACCGGTGTTAGAAGTGGATGGGTTAGAACAACTCAATAGCCGCGAAACCTCCGAGGACAATGGCGGCCATACGGTAGTGGGCGGGCCCGAAGATAACGATATTCGCGGCAGTGCTGGCGATGACCAAATACGCGGTGGCGATGGCCATGATTTCATCGTCACCGGTGGCGGTCATAATGTCCTGGCCGGAAATGCTGGGGATGATACCCTCCTGGGTCATCTCGGCTCCGATACTATCTATGGTGGTCGTGATGATGACCTGATTCTCGGTCGTGGCGGCAATAACGTCATTTGGGGCGATCGCGGCAACGATACCATCTCCGGCGGCCCTGGCGACGACATCATCGGCGGTGGCCCGCAAAATCGTACCCCTGATTTTGAAGGCAGTGATGATCTGATTTATGGGGATGCAGGCAACGACACCATCTTTGGCAATTTAGGCCAAAACAGCCTCTCCGGTGGCGATGGGGATGACATCATCTTTGGTGGCCAAGGGGATGACCTGATTTATGGCGATGCCGGTAGCGACACCCTCAAAGGAGAGTCGGGCAACGATACCCTCGTCGGCAGTCCTGACACCGTTGAAGCCATCTCTGAGGAGGAAACACTCCCGGCCATCAACGATGTCATCGAAGACGTCGAGGAGATGGAACTGCCAGAACTCAGCTTCGAGGAGTTAGCTGGGTTAGAAGACTCCCGCGAACCGGAGGCGGACTCCCCAGAAGAACCGGAAGCGGAACTGGAAGACCCCGAACCGGAACCCGAACCGGCCCCCCAACCCGACCCTCAGCCCGATACTCAGCCCGACTCTACCCCGGATTCAGACCCCATTAGTGAGGGGGATCTCCTTTCGGGGAATCAGGGGAATGATGTCCTCTTTGGCGGAGCAGGCAATGACACCCTGTTTGGCGGCGATGATGATGACTGGCTCGATGGCGGGTCCGGCGATGATATGCTGTTCGGCGATCGCGGCAGTGACACCCTCTACGGCAATCAGGGCAACAATACTCTCGTGGGCGGGTCCCTCGACCCGGCCATGATTGATGAGGATGGCCCAGACCTCATTTATGGCGGGAATGGCAATGACCTCATCTTCGGTAACCGGGGGGATGACACCATCTTCACCGGCAACGGCAATAACCTGGCCTTCGGCGGACAGGATGACGACCTAATGTATGGCGGTCAGGGGTCCGATACCCTCAAAGGAGAGTTCGGCGATGATACCCTCCTGGGCAGTCCCCGCAGTCTCTCGGTGGAGAACTCTCAGGGGAATGTCCTCACGGGCAATCAGGGCAACGATCTCATCCTCGCCGGTCATGGAGGCGATAGTCTCTATGGGGGCGATGGCGATGACCTCATCTTTGGCGGCGATGGCGAGGACTTGATTTTCGGCGATCGCGGCAACGACACCATCCATGGCGGGGGCGGTAACGATACCCTCGTGGCGGCTAACGGCAACCCTCTCGTCAACGACAATGACGGCAATAACCTCATCTTCACCGGAGAGGGCAATAACCTGGTTCTCGGTGGGTCTGGGGATGACAGCCTCGTGGGAGAAGGAGGCAACGACACGATTCGCGGCGGCAGCGGCGATGACATCGTCTGGGGTGGGGGTGGCGATGACCTGCTCTTTGGCGGTCATGGCAACGATACCCTCTGTGGAGGCGGGGGCAACGATACCCTCGTGGCTGGGAATGGTAATCCCGCTGACCCGGCCCAGGGAGATAACCTCCTAATTGGAGCTGCCGGAAATAACCTCATGTTCGGGAATGGCGGTCAAGATACCTTCCAAGGCGGCCTCGGCAATGACACCATCTTTGGTGGCAGTGGTGATGTCATTGCCTTCGGGGAAGCCGGTCGGAATGTCATCTTCGGTCAACGGGGCAACGATACCCTGGCCGGCGGGAATGGGGACGCCCTCCTCCATGGTGGCCAGGGCAATGATGTCCTGTTCGGCAATGGCGGTAACAACACCCTCTACGGTGGTCAGGGAGATGACACCCTCTACAGTGGTCGGGGTAACTCCCTACTCTTCGGCGATGAAGGGGATGACCTCCTGTTTGGACAGCGGGGTAACGATACCCTCGTCGGCGGGGGCGGTCAAAATGGTTTCGCCATTACCAATGAGGCGGAAAATAACCTCATCCTGGACTTCGATATCGCTCAAGATGCCTTTGTCCTCTTTGATGGCATCACCCAAGACCAATTGACCTTTGGCACTCGGGATGGACAGACCCTACTCCAGCGAAATGGACAAACCATTGCCATTTTGGTGGATGTGGGAATTGAGCAAGTTAATGACATTACTTTCCGATAA
- the miaB gene encoding tRNA (N6-isopentenyl adenosine(37)-C2)-methylthiotransferase MiaB: MTVSPRRYHITTFGCQMNKADSERMAGILEALNFQATEDPNLADLVLYNTCTIRDNAEQKVYSYLGRQAKRKQNDPNLILAVAGCVAQQEGEALMRRVPELDLVMGPQHANRLGDLLEQVFSGSQVVATEPVHIMEDITKPRRDSAVSAWVNVIYGCNERCTYCVVPNVRGVEQSRTPEAIRTEMEELGRQGYKEVTLLGQNIDAYGRDLPGSTPEGRHLHTLTDLLYFVHDVPGIERIRFATSHPRYFTERLIRACQELPKVCEHFHIPFQSGDNQILKAMARGYTHEKYRRIIDKIRHYMPDAAISADAIVGFPGETEEQFQNTLDLTADIGFDILNTAAYSPRPGTPAADWENQLSDEVKQDRLQRLNHLVSVKAAERSQRYANRVEEVLVEEQNSKDPTQVMGRTRGNRLTFFEGNLEELKGKIVSVEISEVRPFSLTGRVLALV; the protein is encoded by the coding sequence ATGACCGTATCCCCCCGCCGCTATCACATCACCACCTTTGGCTGTCAGATGAACAAGGCCGACTCGGAACGGATGGCCGGGATTCTCGAAGCCCTCAACTTCCAAGCCACAGAAGACCCAAACCTGGCTGACCTCGTCCTCTACAACACCTGCACCATCCGCGACAACGCCGAACAAAAGGTCTATTCCTACCTCGGCCGCCAGGCTAAACGCAAACAAAACGACCCCAACCTCATCCTCGCTGTAGCCGGTTGTGTGGCCCAACAGGAAGGAGAAGCCCTAATGCGACGGGTTCCTGAACTGGACTTGGTAATGGGACCGCAACACGCTAATCGCCTGGGAGACCTCCTCGAACAGGTCTTTTCCGGTAGCCAAGTGGTGGCCACCGAACCGGTGCATATTATGGAGGACATCACCAAACCCCGCCGGGATAGCGCCGTGAGTGCTTGGGTGAATGTGATTTATGGCTGCAATGAACGCTGCACCTATTGCGTGGTCCCCAATGTGCGCGGCGTGGAACAGTCCCGCACCCCCGAGGCCATCCGCACGGAAATGGAGGAACTCGGACGACAAGGCTACAAGGAGGTCACCCTCCTCGGGCAAAATATTGATGCCTATGGCCGAGATCTCCCCGGTAGTACCCCCGAAGGACGACATCTGCATACTCTCACTGATTTACTCTACTTCGTCCATGATGTCCCCGGTATCGAACGCATCCGCTTCGCCACCAGTCACCCCCGCTACTTCACTGAACGGCTGATTCGCGCCTGTCAGGAACTTCCTAAAGTCTGCGAACATTTCCATATTCCCTTCCAATCGGGGGATAACCAGATTCTTAAAGCCATGGCCCGGGGCTATACCCATGAGAAGTATCGCCGCATTATCGACAAAATTCGCCACTATATGCCCGATGCAGCTATTAGTGCTGATGCTATTGTCGGCTTCCCCGGAGAAACCGAGGAACAGTTCCAAAACACCCTGGATTTAACTGCCGATATTGGTTTTGATATCCTCAACACCGCTGCCTACTCCCCCCGTCCCGGAACCCCCGCCGCTGACTGGGAAAATCAACTCAGCGATGAGGTGAAACAAGACCGCCTGCAACGGCTCAATCACTTGGTGAGTGTAAAAGCTGCCGAACGCTCTCAACGCTACGCCAACCGCGTTGAAGAGGTCTTAGTGGAAGAACAAAATTCCAAAGATCCCACTCAAGTGATGGGACGGACTCGGGGTAACCGCTTGACCTTCTTTGAAGGCAATTTAGAGGAATTAAAAGGGAAAATCGTGTCTGTGGAAATCTCAGAAGTTCGCCCCTTTAGTTTGACGGGCCGAGTTCTGGCCTTAGTCTAG
- a CDS encoding glycosyltransferase, with protein sequence MASVQSIALISVHGDPAIEIGKEEAGGQNVYVRHVGEALAQLGWQVDMFTRKTNPKQADVIEHSANCRTIRLTAGPESFIHRDLIFDYLPEFVRAVQQYQRDCGREYRLIHTNYWLSAWVGMQLRSRQSLVQLHTHHSLGSVKYRSVQDIPAIAQTRLATEKRCIETVDCVIATSPQEVEDMQRVTPLGNLQIIPCGTDVERFGSISKEEARARLGIAPEQKRLFYVGRFDFRKGIETLIRAAGRSQFRDDSNFRVVIGGGARAGHKDGDERDRLMALTEELGIAHFVEFAGRIDDDLMSAYYAAADICVVPSHYEPFGLVAIEAMACGTPLVASAVGGLQYSMIHEETGLLVPAKDDGAFAAACDRILANPDWRNQLGEAARQRVLDEFSWQGVAEHLSQVYDELLQETAIPA encoded by the coding sequence ATGGCTTCTGTACAGTCTATTGCCTTAATCTCGGTTCATGGCGATCCGGCGATCGAAATCGGGAAAGAAGAAGCTGGAGGACAAAATGTCTATGTTCGTCATGTCGGGGAAGCCCTAGCCCAGTTAGGCTGGCAGGTGGATATGTTTACCCGTAAAACAAATCCCAAGCAAGCGGATGTCATTGAGCATTCAGCCAACTGTCGCACCATTCGTCTGACGGCTGGCCCCGAATCCTTTATTCATCGGGATCTGATTTTTGACTATCTTCCCGAGTTTGTTAGGGCCGTTCAGCAGTATCAACGGGACTGCGGTCGCGAATACCGCCTGATTCACACCAACTACTGGCTCTCGGCTTGGGTGGGGATGCAGCTACGGAGTCGTCAGTCCCTAGTTCAGCTCCATACCCATCATTCTTTGGGTTCGGTGAAATATCGCTCCGTGCAGGATATTCCCGCCATTGCCCAAACCCGCTTAGCCACTGAAAAACGTTGCATTGAAACTGTTGACTGTGTCATCGCTACCAGTCCCCAGGAAGTGGAGGATATGCAGCGCGTGACGCCCTTGGGAAATCTGCAAATCATTCCCTGTGGTACAGATGTGGAGCGCTTTGGCTCCATTTCTAAGGAGGAGGCCCGCGCTCGATTGGGGATTGCCCCAGAGCAAAAACGACTGTTTTATGTGGGACGTTTTGATTTCCGCAAAGGGATTGAAACCCTGATTCGGGCCGCTGGGCGATCGCAGTTCCGGGATGACTCCAATTTCCGAGTGGTCATTGGAGGCGGTGCCCGTGCGGGCCACAAGGACGGCGATGAGCGCGATCGCCTCATGGCCTTAACTGAAGAGCTAGGAATTGCTCACTTCGTGGAGTTTGCCGGCCGCATTGACGATGACTTGATGAGTGCTTACTACGCGGCCGCCGATATCTGTGTGGTTCCGAGTCACTATGAACCCTTTGGCTTAGTGGCGATCGAGGCTATGGCCTGTGGAACGCCTCTTGTGGCCAGTGCCGTGGGGGGTCTCCAATACTCCATGATTCATGAAGAAACGGGGTTACTCGTCCCCGCCAAGGATGATGGGGCCTTCGCCGCCGCCTGCGATCGCATCCTCGCCAACCCCGACTGGCGCAACCAGTTAGGTGAGGCAGCTCGCCAACGGGTTCTCGACGAGTTCAGTTGGCAAGGGGTGGCTGAACACCTCAGCCAAGTCTACGACGAACTCTTACAGGAAACGGCAATCCCTGCCTAG
- a CDS encoding MoaD/ThiS family protein, which yields MSVTVLIPTPLQKFTGDRPKIDCEAGSIAELIDALEGSCPGIKARLCDEQGKPRRFLNFYVNSEDIRFLENTETPLNDGDEVSIVPAVAGG from the coding sequence ATGTCCGTAACAGTTCTGATTCCCACCCCCCTGCAAAAATTTACGGGCGATCGCCCCAAAATTGACTGTGAAGCGGGGAGTATTGCTGAGTTAATTGATGCCCTGGAGGGGTCTTGTCCAGGGATTAAGGCCCGTCTGTGTGATGAACAGGGCAAACCCCGCCGCTTCCTCAATTTCTATGTCAATAGTGAGGATATCCGCTTTCTGGAGAATACGGAAACTCCCCTCAATGATGGGGATGAGGTGAGTATTGTGCCGGCGGTGGCTGGGGGGTAG